TAGCTATGGATATTAAACAAAAATTTACTCGTTTAGGTAAACAAGTTTTTTGTTCACAAGATCTACACGAGCTCGTTGCCTCAATGGCGATAGCTGACGAAGGATCTGTTTACTTAGGGATTTCGGATAGCGGTGAAAAGCAAGAAGGCCTTGTTTTAATGGAGGTAGCTAATCAACTGGGATTAACAACGATTTCTTTAACAAAAAACACGCCAAATTCACTTAGTAAATTAGCGGAACTTTCGTTAAAAACGGCCAAAATTATGGAACCACCACTGAGAAGTGGTGCAACAATTTCGTTACTTAGCCAACTCTATGCTGTTTCCATTGTCTTTTATTGTTTTATGACGAAACAGTATGATGACAATTTAATAAGTCTTGAACGGTCGTTAAAAGCGACGACAGAATTAGAGCGTATTTTGAAAGACTACAATCAATTGAATTGATACTAGCAAGCTTTAGACCCAAAATAAAGGTGTCTGAGGCTTGTTTTTTTGATTCTTCTATAAAATAGGGTATAGTTAGTAACGGTCTAAAAGAAAGGAGGGTCTTTATGGAAGAGTCTCAAAAATTAGAAAAACGCAAGAATCTCGTATTTATCATTGTCTTAGCGCTGTTAGTCGTCTCTATATTCTATGCGACATATATGCTATTTCAATCCTCAGGAGGTATCGCTGAACAAGAAGGCGAGCGTGTGAAAACAGATTATATCTTGATGATTCTACAGTGTTTAGTGGGTGCAATTGTTATTTTTATTCCGAAAGAAGTTGAGCAACGCTTTAAAGTTCATATACCTAATATGATTGAAATTACTTATTTTATATTTTTATTCTGTGCTATTTATTTAGGAGAGGTTCGTAATTTTTATTACCGTGTTCCTTATTGGGATGTTATTTTACACTTCTTTAGTGCAGCGATGCTAGGTGCAATCGGCTTTATATTAGTTGATTACTTGGCAGCAGCGAATCCATTGAAATTGAAACTAAGCCCTTTTTTCGTCTCGTTTTTTGCCTATTGCTTCGCTATAACATGCGGGGTTGTGTGGGAGATATATGAATTTCTAGCTGATGGTCTTCTTCAAACCAATATGCAAAAATTTATAACCGCCCAAGGGGAAGTCCTAATTGGGCGTGCAGCCTTGGTTGATACAATGAAAGACATTATTGTAGATGCTGTGGGAGCACTCATTATTGTGGTTTTAGGATATTATTCGTTAAAGAGAAAACAAGATAAAAAATGCTGAGTCGCAAGCCGACTCAGCATTTTTTTTATTTTGTATAGTTATCGAAGTAACCTTGGATGAAAACGATTGGTGTTCCTTTGTCGCCACTTCCTGAAGTTAAATCTGACAATGAACCAATAAGGTCTGTTAATTGACGAGGTGTTGTTCCTTGTGATTCCATTGAACCAACGAGGTCTTCGTCTTTATTCTTAATAAATTCAGAAATAGCTTGTTTCAATTCTTCACCTTGTAAGTCAGCAAAGTTATTATCCGCAAGGTATTTTAATTTAATTTCATTAGGGATACCATCTAGACCTGGTGTATAAGCAGGTGATACAACAGGATCAGCAAGCTCCCAGATTTTCCCGACTGGATCTTTAAACGCACCATCACCATAAACCATAACTTCAATGCTTTTACCTGTTTTTTCTTTCAGTAAAGCGTGAATTTTGTCTACAACTGGTTGAGAGTTACGTGGAAACAGTTTAACAGTATCTTCAGTTGCTTTGTTTGAGCCTAGTAAACCATATGTATCATTGAAGCCGCCGCCATCAATTGATTTAGAAAGGATGTTATCCAAGCTATAAACTTTTTCAGCACCGTTTTCTTTCAAAATCTTCTTAGTACGGAAACGACTATGGATGTCACAAGTCAAGACACTCTTTGTGTAGTCTAAAATTGATTTTGCATTGTTTGAGAAGATAACTTCACATTCGCTGCCACTTTCTTCTACAATCGATTTGTAGTATTCGATGTAGTCCACACCTGTAAATTTATGTTTTTCATAACCAAAGTGCTCACGGAATTCAGCTTCTGATAAAACGTCTGTCCATGGGTTCACACCTTTTTCGTCCAATGAGTCTAAGCTCACTAAATGGTTACCCACTTCATCTGATGGGTAGCTTAGCATAATAATGACTTTTTTAGCGCCTTGTGCAATACCACGTAAACAAATTGAGAAACGGTTACGGCTTAGAATTGGGAAAATAACACCAATTGTGTCATCACCAAATTTTGCTTTAACATCTGTTGCAATTTGATCGACAGTTGCATAGTTACCTTGAGCACGAGCGACAATTGATTCTGTGATTGAAACGATATCTCTGTCTCTAAATGTGAATCCTTCCACTTCAGACGCGTTCAATACTGTGTCGACAACAATCTCTTCGATATTATCGCCACTATGGATGATAGGGCTGCGAAGGCCTCTAACGACAGTTCCAACTACTCTTTCCACTACAATCTCTCCTTAAATTATCGAGTCATACCTTAATTCTACTATATATATAAAAGAATGCATCAACAAAAATATCCTATTAAACATAGGTACTGAATAATTATATGCTTATTGAATGATATTTACAATAATAGCGGCCGATAAAATGCGATTGTCTTGTTGAAAATGTCGAATAGGTGGTGTAAAAAGCAGCCACTCGACAGATTTTAGGCTAAAAGTGCTGAGCAAGGCCCAAAAAAATCTTCATTCGACACTTTAATCGGATTTTATGTCGAGTGAGAGGCTAACCAATCGTCTACTCGACAGTTCATGTCTATTTCAAAGCAAAAAAAGACATCAGGAAGAAAAATTCCTAATGTCTTTTTGTTAAATATGACTGTTTTCAATTTCAGGTTGATCATTTTCTTCAAGAGAAGCCATAACTGCTGTTAAACGTGTACGGAAGAATTGCATAAACGGTCCCATGAAGAAGGCTGCGATAATCGTTGTAATCCCAACCGTTGCACCGAAGAAAAAGCCAATTGCAATACATAAAATATCAGACACAACACGAGCAGTTTGGAATGAAATGCGACCATTTGATTTCTCTTCAATAATAATCGGAAGGGCATCATAAGGCGCAACGCCTTGCTCAGCTACGATATAAACAACCGCACCAAAGGCTAGAACTGTAATCCCAAAGGCTGATACGAGTAATCTTAACCAGAATGAACTGATGTCACCGACGTAAGTATCGATAAGATAGACAGTAAAATCAGACACATAACCCACTAATACAATATTAAAGGCAGTTCCGATTCCAATTAAATGACGTGCTGTAAAGAATACTAAAATTAAACCAATAGCATTTGAAAAAATCATGTAAGTTCCAAATTGAATATTAAAAAAACCACTTAAACCAAGATTGAATGTTGAAAATGAATCAGTACCTAGGTCTGCAATACGCATTAACCCAACCGCCAAGCCAATAATGATAACACCGGCTAAAGAAAAAAGAATTCTTCTTAACTTATTTGCGTTCATTTTATACCTCATTTAAAATTATTAGGGATAGACTTGTTTTCCCTCGTTATATTATAAAGATTAATGAGTTGAAGTCAACATTATACACTTTTTCCTCATGAAATATTCATGATAAACCATTGATAAGTGAATTCATTATGAAAAAATGAACAAACAAGCTGTTTAAAGTGAAATAAAGTGATAAAAGGCCTCGTTTTTTGCAAGCGAATACAACAGATTTGGTGCAAAAATAGTACACAATGAGGCAAAGATAGTTAATGAAAACACCTACATTTTTACCGTATACTTATCAACGTAACTTGTTGGAAGTGCTTCCCTTTAATCGTGAAAACTTTCTTATAAATACAACTTAAGTTTGCGTTATAACAAAGTTTTCAAGCGTAACTTTTTAATGTCAATTGTAATCGGTATCATAACTAAGTTTATTTTGGGTGGTAAATAATGTTATATAATATAAGGTGGAGGTTTTGTAAGTGAGTTCTACTGCAATGCAACAAAAAAATAATCAGTATCATACAGCCAAATGGTGGCAAATCGTTTTGTTCTCTTTGAACAATGCATCAACTAACCTATACTTGTTTGCTTTTGGTTTTGTTACTTACTACTCAACAGGGATTGTTGGGTTAGCAGCTTTATTCATTAGTCAGTTAATGGGTTATATTCGTATCTTTGATGGTGTTATTGACCCAGCTATCGGTGTGTTTATTGATAAAACAGATACACGTTTTGGTAAATACCGTCCGTTAATGTTCATTGGTAACATTATTACAATCGTATCCTTTGCTATTCTATTTACGACACACTTAGCACCAAGTGCAGCACGACTACCAATCTTAATTGCAGCTTTGCTTGTTCATAAGATTGGTTATTCATTGCAAGCGTCATGTACCAAAGCAGGGCAGTCTGTTTTAACGAGTGATCCAAAACAACGCCCAATGTTCAATATTTCCGATGGTATTTTCATGATTTTTGTTTTTACTGGTGGTCAAATGTTTGTATCAAACTACCTATTACCTCAGTTTAACAATGAGTTCTCACTTGGATTTTTCCAACAATTCGTAACGATGGTTATTATCGTGTCACTTGTTCTTTGTATTTTAGCTTGTATCGGGATTGCTTCTAAAGACCGTACTGAATATTTCGGAATTGGTGAAAATGCAAAAGAAACAACATTAAAAGATTATGCACAAATTATTAAAGGTAACCGTCCATTGCAAATGTTATCAATGGCAGCCGCTTTCGTTAAATTCTGTGTACAGCTAATGGCTGATCAAGTTGCGATGATTATCTTGTTTGGTGTTTTACTTGGAAACTTTGCTTTATCTGGTCAAATCGCTGGTTTAGTGATTATCCCTGACCTATTGATTACATTCGGTGCAACTGCATTAGCACGTAAAAAAGGCCTACGTGGTGCTTACGTGATTTACTTAAGCTTAGCATCATTCTTCTTCGTTATCCTAGGTTTAGTTCTTTATAACTTACAACCAGGTGATGTTGATCTTGGAAACTTAACATTGAAAGCAGTTCTGTTTGTGGCAGTTTATGCACTAGCACGTGGTTTATCTCGTTCACCATCTTCATTAGTTTTAACAATGTCTGCAGATATTTCAGACTACGAAGTAAGTATATCAGGCCGTTATGTAGCTGGTTTGATTGGAACTATTTTCTCATTAACCGATTCATTAGCATCTTCATTTGCGCCAATGATGATCGGAGCGCTACTAGCAATGGTTGGATTTAGCGATGTTTACCCAACAGCGCAAACACCACTAACACCAGAATTAAGAATGGTTGCCATCGCACTATTCGCTGTGTTACCATTAATAGCGTTATTGATTGCCCTTGTATTCATGAAATTCTACAAACTTGATTCTAAAGCAATGGAACAAGTTCAAATCAGAATCGCTGAATTAAAAGAAAAAGGCGAGTTTGTTGATATCCACGGCGACCTTGAAACTGCCGATGCAACAGATTCATCCTTATCATAACAATCCCCTTCCTGAGCCTCCCCTTGGCTCAGGTTTTTTTATAGACTAGGGGATTATAAGTTCAGCCATCAATGTCTAGCTCCCAAGTCCTGACCTAGTGAAAAAAAGATAAATTTGCCCCATTGCGCGCTTCGCTGATCGCTAACGCATATCATTCGACTAACCCGCTGAAGCGTGAAGTTTCCTGACAATTCAGGGTCAAATTTCCTATTTTTTCATAGGCCAAGGCGGACTTGTCCGCTTTTCTTATTTTCACCCATGGCATGTCAAGCAAATGCAAAAATAGTACATGAAGATGCAAAAGAAGTTAATGAAAGGGATTTCTAGAAAACGTATACTTAGTCCATCAAAGATTTGAAAATGCTATTACTGTTTGTCATCATTTTGCCCCAATGGAGAGGATGGGCATGAATTTAATTATCATTTTGTAATCGATATCGTATTTTTTAAAACCGTTTTCAAAATTACTTTGAGTCAAACAACTAGGAGGGTTTCACATGGCTTCAAAAGAATTAAATGAAAAAAAGTATCACCAAGCTAAACAGTGGGAAATCGCATTTTTCTCATTAAACAACTCTGCAACTAACCTTTATCTTTTTGCATTCGGATTCCTTACTTACTACGCAACGGGTATCGCTGGATTTGCAACGCTACTTGTAAGTAACTTACTCGGTGCAGCTCGATTGTTCGATGGTATTATTGACCCATCAATCGGGATTATCATGGATAAGTTCAATACACGTTGGGGTAAATTCCGTCCGTTAATGCTTGTTTCTAATATTGGATTGATCCTATCATTCTTGCTATTATTTAGTACTCACCGTTTAAGTGGCGCAGCTCAAGTTGTTGTTTTCTTGATTGCTCTTGTTTTCCACAAGATTGTGTATTCTGTTCAACAAACTGTTACTAAAGCTGCTCAACCAGCTTTAACAAACGACCCATCACAACGTCCATTGTTCTCTATTTACGATACAGTATTTAGTTCAATCGGTGTTTTCGCTCTAGGACAAGTTGTTGTATCTAACTTCTTAGCACCTCGTCATGGTGGCGAATTTAACCAAGCGTTCTTTACAGAATTCTTAATCGGTATTATGGTTCTATCAATGGTTCTAACTGTTCTTGCGATTATCGGAATTAGCCGTAAAGACCGTACAGAATATTTTGGTTTAGGTGAAGATACAGTTGAAACAAAATCACTAAAAGACTATCTATCTGTTATTAAAGGTAACACACCATTGATTACCTTAGCACTTTGTGGTGGTGTGATGAAATTTATCGCTCAATTAATTGGTGACCAAGCATTCCTTGTTATTCTATTCGGTATTATCTTAGGTAACTATGGTTTATCAGGTCAATTGTCACTATGGCAAATCGTTCCAAACTTATTAGTTGTTATCCTATTTACACGACTAGCAACACGTAAAGACTTAAAAACATCTTATACTGTTTCAATCCTAATTGCGATGGCAGCAATGTTAGTGATGTTAGTTATTCTTTGGACATCAGGCGACCCAACTCAAATTTTTGGAAACGGTGGCATGCTAGGAATCGTATTTGGTATTGCTTATATCGCTATGAAAATTGCAACAGCATACCCAACATCTATTGTATTGACTATGTCAGCTGATATTTCTGACTTTGAAACAGCTCGTTCAGGACGTTTCGTATCTGGTCTAATTGGAACAGTATTCTCATTAACTGATTCAATCGCATCATCACTTGCACCAATCTTTATCGGATTTGTTGTAGCAGGTATCGGCTTTAAAGATGCTTACCCAGATGCATCAGAACCATTAACACAAAACCTATTAAACGGTGGCTTGATGTTAATTGGTACTCCATTAGTGCTTTACTTAGTAGTATTTGTTTTAATTCGCAAATACCCACTAAACAGAGAAGCAATGGACAAAGTACAAGTTGCAATCGCTGCTAAGAAAAAAGAAGACTTGTTTCAATAATTAATAAAATGGTTAAACCGTGTGGGCCTCGTTGGCACCGCACGGTTTTTTTGTTTTGACTAATCCTCTTTATTTCTTTAAGATAAGATTGATAAAGTGAGAAGATAAGAGGGTGAAGCAATGGAAAACGGAGAGAATCTATATAGCATTATTTCCTTGGAGGATCCATCGAAAAAAGTAATGTCTTCGGAGTACATTGAAAAGGCATGGGAACGGGATAATGTCCTCATCCGGGCCATTCAAACAGGTAATAAAGATTTGTTGGCAGTGGCAAGAAGTATCATTACGGAGGAAGAAGACCAAATGTATTACTATGGCAATCCTGTTATTGCATCGAATATGCTGAGAACCCGTAAAAATGGTATGATTATTCGTAATACTATGTGCCGTGTAGCAGCCGGATTGGGTGGGGTGCCACCACTATACATTCATTTAATTGCAGAAAAATACGGTCGTTTAATTGAAAATGCCAATTCGATTGATTATTTAATTAATACCGTTTCCGTAGAGATGTTTGATGAGTATTGCGACTTAGTGGCGAATTTTTCGGCTGCCCATTATTCAGCCATTGTTAAGGAAGTTGCGGTTTATATTACTAACCATTTACAGGAGGAGATGTCGGTTTCGATTTTAGCGGAAACCTTCCACATTAATGCGTCTCATCTATCCCGTAAATTCAAAAAAGAAACCGGTTATACCATCAGTGAATACGTCAATCGGCAAAAAATTGACGCATCCAAGCTTCTCTTCTCCAGAGGGCACAAGTCAGTGATGGATGTAGCGGCTTCTTTAGGCTTTAATAGCAGTTCCTATTTTAGTAAGACCTTTAAAAAAATCACCGGTGAATCACCGGCTGATTATATTCAAAAAATGGCACGAACCAATTTAGAAGACTAGTTTAAAATAAATCAATTTGCTGCGGACCCAATTCTTCAAACGCCAATCCTAATAGATTTTTCAAGCTTTTGCCATTGGCTGCCGCGTGTCCACCAGAGTTATTATTGAAAATGACCGTCACTTCTTTAGAAGCTTCTTCTAAGGCAAGGGCGGTTTTTTTAATGCCAGCTAACTCGTCGTCGCTGTAATGATAGAGTGTGCGAATCGACCGCCATTCGTCAGGGTCAACGTTCTCGCCTAACCAGCCTTCATAATTATGGCCGTGCAGCCTTAAAATCGTTAAATCTGGATTTGTGGCAACTGGTGTAAAAGGCACGGAGTTATGTGGTGTTTGTGGTTGGTCAACAACCACATGAATAAAGGCCATCTCCTTTAGAAAGTTGAGAGTGCCAGTTTTAAATTCCTCGCTGTACCAACTGTTATGGCGAAACTCAACAGCAATAGGCCAGTCATCCATTAGCTGACGAACCGTCCGTAAATAACTAACATGCTCGCGATTGCAAATAAAGTTAGGTGGGAATTGGAATAAAATCGCCTTGATTTTTCCTACAGCCCTCATGGGTTCAAAGGTTATTTTATATGTCTCAAATAAGTGCGCTAACGAATCGTAATGCTGGTGCCAATCTTCGTGCTTGGTCATAGCCCGATAAGCTTTTGGAATAAACTGGAAGGCATCCGGTGTTTTTTCAATCCAGCTATTAATATTACGAGCGGGAGGGATGGCATAGAAACTACTATCTAGCTCCACAACGGGGAAGTTGTTGGAATAATCTTCTAGTTTTCGTTTAGGGTTGGGACAAATTAAGTCATGGTCAGACCAACCTGTTAAACCAATTGTAATCACAACGACCAGCCTTCTTTCATAGTAGATACGTTTATATTAAATAAAGGCCGAAGAATTTGCAATTTTACTGATTCTGATTGAATATTGCCCACCTATCGCTTATTCTTATTTTAAGAAAAAAGGAGGAATGACAATGCCATTTGTAAACATTCAACTAAAAGAAGGTCGTACACCTGCACAAAAGAAAGAAGTTGCGGAAGCGATTATTGATTTAATGGATCAATTAGACTTTGCCAAAGCAGAAAGTATCCGTGTTATTTTTGAGGATATGGCGGAAGAAGATTTCTACCAAGGACAAGCAAAATAAAGAAGAGTGGGAAAAAAGGCGTTTAGCCCCGAATCACTGGAACGAATAAGCACAGAATGGTCGTAGACCATCCGAGCATTATTAGTGAAGTGACGTCGGGGCTGCCTTTTTGAGCACGTTTACGTAACAATTATTCTTATGTATTTTAGGGACTGATGTTATTTTCCAGACTCTTTTGTCTGAATTCGTTCTTTGCAAATGGTTTTTGATTTTCAAAAACCGAAAAAACGAGAAAAACGGTTGTTGCAAACGAAAATTGATTTGCAACAACCGCTTATAGCCAAAAAGCGGTCTTTGAAAACTAAAAA
This genomic interval from Jeotgalibaca arthritidis contains the following:
- a CDS encoding MurR/RpiR family transcriptional regulator, translating into MQQQHLLLMIKDKLPQLPESERKIADVILANPLEVIQMNATQLAEAADSSAAAVIRLCRSINVKGFTELKIQLSAQTPFLQEDVHTDISPNESLEQIKKKLLVNTNYVLENTSDQLDTEVVEAVADRLAACNSIYVYGLGASYIVAMDIKQKFTRLGKQVFCSQDLHELVASMAIADEGSVYLGISDSGEKQEGLVLMEVANQLGLTTISLTKNTPNSLSKLAELSLKTAKIMEPPLRSGATISLLSQLYAVSIVFYCFMTKQYDDNLISLERSLKATTELERILKDYNQLN
- a CDS encoding coenzyme F420-0:L-glutamate ligase gives rise to the protein MERVVGTVVRGLRSPIIHSGDNIEEIVVDTVLNASEVEGFTFRDRDIVSITESIVARAQGNYATVDQIATDVKAKFGDDTIGVIFPILSRNRFSICLRGIAQGAKKVIIMLSYPSDEVGNHLVSLDSLDEKGVNPWTDVLSEAEFREHFGYEKHKFTGVDYIEYYKSIVEESGSECEVIFSNNAKSILDYTKSVLTCDIHSRFRTKKILKENGAEKVYSLDNILSKSIDGGGFNDTYGLLGSNKATEDTVKLFPRNSQPVVDKIHALLKEKTGKSIEVMVYGDGAFKDPVGKIWELADPVVSPAYTPGLDGIPNEIKLKYLADNNFADLQGEELKQAISEFIKNKDEDLVGSMESQGTTPRQLTDLIGSLSDLTSGSGDKGTPIVFIQGYFDNYTK
- a CDS encoding YczE/YyaS/YitT family protein — translated: MNANKLRRILFSLAGVIIIGLAVGLMRIADLGTDSFSTFNLGLSGFFNIQFGTYMIFSNAIGLILVFFTARHLIGIGTAFNIVLVGYVSDFTVYLIDTYVGDISSFWLRLLVSAFGITVLAFGAVVYIVAEQGVAPYDALPIIIEEKSNGRISFQTARVVSDILCIAIGFFFGATVGITTIIAAFFMGPFMQFFRTRLTAVMASLEENDQPEIENSHI
- a CDS encoding MFS transporter, with product MSSTAMQQKNNQYHTAKWWQIVLFSLNNASTNLYLFAFGFVTYYSTGIVGLAALFISQLMGYIRIFDGVIDPAIGVFIDKTDTRFGKYRPLMFIGNIITIVSFAILFTTHLAPSAARLPILIAALLVHKIGYSLQASCTKAGQSVLTSDPKQRPMFNISDGIFMIFVFTGGQMFVSNYLLPQFNNEFSLGFFQQFVTMVIIVSLVLCILACIGIASKDRTEYFGIGENAKETTLKDYAQIIKGNRPLQMLSMAAAFVKFCVQLMADQVAMIILFGVLLGNFALSGQIAGLVIIPDLLITFGATALARKKGLRGAYVIYLSLASFFFVILGLVLYNLQPGDVDLGNLTLKAVLFVAVYALARGLSRSPSSLVLTMSADISDYEVSISGRYVAGLIGTIFSLTDSLASSFAPMMIGALLAMVGFSDVYPTAQTPLTPELRMVAIALFAVLPLIALLIALVFMKFYKLDSKAMEQVQIRIAELKEKGEFVDIHGDLETADATDSSLS
- a CDS encoding MFS transporter codes for the protein MASKELNEKKYHQAKQWEIAFFSLNNSATNLYLFAFGFLTYYATGIAGFATLLVSNLLGAARLFDGIIDPSIGIIMDKFNTRWGKFRPLMLVSNIGLILSFLLLFSTHRLSGAAQVVVFLIALVFHKIVYSVQQTVTKAAQPALTNDPSQRPLFSIYDTVFSSIGVFALGQVVVSNFLAPRHGGEFNQAFFTEFLIGIMVLSMVLTVLAIIGISRKDRTEYFGLGEDTVETKSLKDYLSVIKGNTPLITLALCGGVMKFIAQLIGDQAFLVILFGIILGNYGLSGQLSLWQIVPNLLVVILFTRLATRKDLKTSYTVSILIAMAAMLVMLVILWTSGDPTQIFGNGGMLGIVFGIAYIAMKIATAYPTSIVLTMSADISDFETARSGRFVSGLIGTVFSLTDSIASSLAPIFIGFVVAGIGFKDAYPDASEPLTQNLLNGGLMLIGTPLVLYLVVFVLIRKYPLNREAMDKVQVAIAAKKKEDLFQ
- a CDS encoding AraC family transcriptional regulator; protein product: MENGENLYSIISLEDPSKKVMSSEYIEKAWERDNVLIRAIQTGNKDLLAVARSIITEEEDQMYYYGNPVIASNMLRTRKNGMIIRNTMCRVAAGLGGVPPLYIHLIAEKYGRLIENANSIDYLINTVSVEMFDEYCDLVANFSAAHYSAIVKEVAVYITNHLQEEMSVSILAETFHINASHLSRKFKKETGYTISEYVNRQKIDASKLLFSRGHKSVMDVAASLGFNSSSYFSKTFKKITGESPADYIQKMARTNLED
- a CDS encoding DUF72 domain-containing protein, translated to MITIGLTGWSDHDLICPNPKRKLEDYSNNFPVVELDSSFYAIPPARNINSWIEKTPDAFQFIPKAYRAMTKHEDWHQHYDSLAHLFETYKITFEPMRAVGKIKAILFQFPPNFICNREHVSYLRTVRQLMDDWPIAVEFRHNSWYSEEFKTGTLNFLKEMAFIHVVVDQPQTPHNSVPFTPVATNPDLTILRLHGHNYEGWLGENVDPDEWRSIRTLYHYSDDELAGIKKTALALEEASKEVTVIFNNNSGGHAAANGKSLKNLLGLAFEELGPQQIDLF
- a CDS encoding tautomerase family protein; amino-acid sequence: MPFVNIQLKEGRTPAQKKEVAEAIIDLMDQLDFAKAESIRVIFEDMAEEDFYQGQAK